In the Mastomys coucha isolate ucsf_1 unplaced genomic scaffold, UCSF_Mcou_1 pScaffold18, whole genome shotgun sequence genome, one interval contains:
- the Atp13a2 gene encoding cation-transporting ATPase 13A2 isoform X5, whose product MGCGAQASSPRLSPLHLSLLEHGRTCDDILCSSSGLSLQDQAVRKTIYGPNVIGIPVKSYLQLLADEALNPYYGFQAFSIALWLADHYYWYALCIFLISAISICLALYKTRKQSLTLRDMVKLSVRVQVCRPGGEEEWVDSSELVPGDCLVLPQEGGVMPCDAALVAGECVVNESSLTGESTPVLKTALPEGPKPYCPETHRRHTLFCGTLILQARAYLGPRVLAVVTRTGFCTAKGALVSSILHPRPISFKFYKHSMKFVAALSVLALLGTIYSIIVLYRNRVPVREIVIRALDLVTVVVPPALPAAMTVCTLYAQSRLRTQGIFCIHPLRINLGGKLRLVCFDKTGTLTEDGLDVMGVVPLKGQMLLPLVPEPCHLPLGPLLRALATCHALSQLHDTPVGDPMDLKMVESTGWVLEEGPAAGSAPGSRVLVVMRPPPRGPQQQEEPPEPVSVLCRFPFSSALQRMVVVVTWPGAAQPEAYVKGSPELVASLCSPETVPSDFSQVLQSYTAAGYRVVALAGKPLPIAPSLEAAQQLTRDTVEQELSLLGLLVMRNLLKPQTAPVIQTLRKTGIRTIMVTGDNLQTAVTVARACGMVGTREQIAIIHATHPEQGQPAALEFLPTESSAVMNGAKDPVPATGCPVELEAQARHLALSGSTFAVLQRHYPKLLPKVLVQATVFARMAPEQKTELVCELQRLQYCVGMCGDGANDCGALKAADVGISLSQAEASVVSPFTSSMASIECVPTVIREGRCSLDTSFSVFKYMALYSLTQFISVLILYTINTNLGDLQFLTIDLVITTTVAVLMSRTGPALTLVRARPPGALLSVPVLGSLLLQVALVAGIQLGGYFLVIAQPWFVPLNRTVPAPDNLPNYENTVVFSLSGFQYLILAAAVSKGAPFRQPLYTNVPFLVALALLGSVLVGLILVPGLLQGPLGLRSIADSSFRLLLLGLVAFNFVGAFMLESVLDQCLPACLRWLRPKRASKKQFKRLQRELAEHPWPTLPVGSVR is encoded by the exons ATGGGGTGTGGGGCTCAG GCCTCGTCACCCAGACTATCCCCTCTCCACCTCAGCCTGCTGGAGCACGGCCGTACCTGTGATGACATCCTCTGCTCGAGCTCCGGCCTCAGCCTCCAGGACCAAGCAGTGAG GAAGACCATTTACGGCCCCAATGTGATTGGTATTCCCGTCAAGTCCTACCTGCAGCTACTGGCGGATGAG GCACTGAACCCCTACTACGGGTTCCAGGCCTTCAGCATCGCACTGTGGCTAGCTGACCACTACTATTGGTATGCTCTCTGCATCTTCCTCATCTCAGCCATCTCCATCTGCCTGGCTCTGTACAAGACCAGAAAG caaagcttgactctgagggaCATGGTCAAGCTGTCTGTGCGGGTGCAGGTGTGCCGACCCGGAGGAG AGGAAGAGTGGGTCGACTCCAGTGAGCTGGTGCCCGGAGACTGCCTGGTATTGCCCCAGGAGGGCGGGGTGATGCCGTGTGATGCCGCTCTGGTAGCTGGGGAGTGTGTGGTCAATGAGAGCTCCCTGACAG GGGAAAGCACCCCAGTCCTGAAGACAGCCCTGCCAGAGGGGCCTAAGCCCTACTGCCCAGAGACCCACCGGCGGCACACTCTCTTCTGTGGCACCCTCATTCTGCAGGCCCGGGCCTACCTGGGACCCCGCGTCCTAGCAGTGGTGACTCGGACAG GGTTCTGCACAGCCAAAGGGGCCCTGGTGAGCTCCATCCTACACCCAAGGCCCATCAGCTTCAAGTTCTACAAACACAGCATGAAGTTTGTGGCTGCGCTCTCGGTGCTGG ctctgctcGGCACGATCTACAGTATCATCGTTCTCTACCGCAACCGG GTGCCTGTGAGGGAGATCGTGATCCGAGCTCTGGACCTGGTGACGGTGGTGGTGCCACCTGCCCTGCCCGCTGCCATGACCGTGTGCACGCTCTATGCCCAGAGTCGGCTGCGCACACAGGGCATCTTCTGCATTCACCCGCTGCGCATCAACTTGGGGGGCAAGTTGCGGCTCGTGTGCTTTGACAAG ACAGGCACCCTCACGGAGGACGGCTTGGACGTAATGGGGGTGGTACCCCTTAAGGGGCAGATGTTGCTGCCACTGGTCCCAGAGCCCTGCCACCTGCCCCTGGGGCCCCTCCTCCGAGCACTGGCCACCTGTCATGCCCTCAGCCAGCTACATGACACCCCAGTGGGCGACCCCATGGATCTCAAGATGGTGGAGTCTACAGGCTGG GTCTTAGAGGAGGGTCCAGCTGCAGGCTCAGCACCTGGGAGCCGGGTCTTGGTGGTAATGAGGCCCCCACCCAGGGGGCCTCAGCAACAG GAAGAGCCACCAGAGCCGGTCAGCGTCCTCTGCcgcttccccttctcttctgcccTGCAGCGTATGGTTGTGGTGGTGACATGGCCAGGGGCCGCCCAGCCTGAGGCCTATGTCAAAGGCTCCCCAGAGCTGGTGGCCAGCCTCTGCAGCCCTGAGACAG TACCCAGTGACTTTTCTCAGGTGCTGCAGAGCTACACAGCTGCTGGCTACCgagttgtagccctggctggcaagCCACTGCCCATTGCACCCAGCCTGGAGGCCGCTCAGCAGCTGACAAG GGACACTGTGGAGCAGGAGCTGAGCCTCCTGGGGCTGCTAGTCATGCGGAACCTACTGAAGCCACAGACGGCCCCAGTGATACAGACACTGCGGAAGACGGGTATCCGAACCATTATGGTGACAG GGGACAACCTGCAGACAGCAGTCACTGTGGCCAGAGCTTGTGGTATGGTGGGCACCCGGGAGCAAATAGCTATCATCCATGCCACCCACCCTGAGCAGGGCCAGCCTGCTGCCCTTGAGTTCCTGCCAACAGAATCCTCTGCAGTCATGAACGGGGCAAAG GATCCTGTCCCAGCCACAGGCTGTCCCGTGGAGCTGGAAGCCCAGGCCCGTCACCTGGCCCTCAGCGGGTCCACGTTTGCAGTCCTTCAGAGGCATTACCCCAAGCTGCTGCCCAAG GTCCTGGTGCAGGCCACTGTCTTTGCCCGCATGGCCCCAGAGCAGAAGACAGAGCTAGTGTGTGAACTGCAGAGGCTTCA GTACTGTGTGGGCATGTGCGGGGATGGAGCCAATGACTGTGGGGCCCTGAAGGCGGCTGATGTGGGCATCTCTCTGTCCCAAGCGGAGGCGTCAGTGGTTTCTCCGTTCACCTCCAGCATGGCCAGTATTGAATGTGTGCCCACTGTCATCAG GGAAGGCCGCTGCTCTCTGGACACTTCGTTCAGCGTCTTCAAGTACATGGCCCTCTACAGCCTGACCCAGTTCATCTCTGTCCTCATCCTCTACACG ATCAACACCAACCTGGGAGACCTACAGTTCTTGACCATCGACCTGGTCATCACCACCACGGTCGCGGTGCTCATGAGCCGCACGGGCCCTGCACTGACCTTGGTGCGAGCGCGGCCGCCAGGGGCGCTGCTGAGTGTGCCCGTACTTGGCAGTCTGCTGCTGCAGGTGGCCTTGGTGGCCGGCATCCAGCTGGGGGGCTACTTTTTGGTTATAGCTCAGCCCTG GTTTGTGCCTCTGAACAGAACTGTGCCCGCACCGGACAACCTGCCCAACTATGAGAACACGGTGGTCTTCTCTCTGTCTGGCTTCCAGTACCTCATCCTGGCCGCAGCGGTGTCTAAGGGGGCACCCTTCCGCCAGCCGCTCTACACCAACG tgccctTCCTGGTGGCCCTGGCGCTCTTGGGCTCTGTCCTGGTGGGCCTCATCCTGGTCCCCGGCCTCCTGCAGGGGCCACTAGGACTGAGGAGCATTGCGGACAGCTCCTTCAGGTTGCTGCTGCTGGGTCTGGTCGCCTTCAACTTTGTGGGCGCCTTCATGCTGGAG AGCGTGCTGGACCAGTGTCTTCCAGCCTGCCTGCGGTGGCTGCGGCCTAAACGGGCCTCTAAGAAGCAATTCAAGCGGCTGCAACGGGAGCTTGCTGAACATCCATGGCCCACTCTGCCTGTTGGCTCCGTGAGGTAG
- the Atp13a2 gene encoding cation-transporting ATPase 13A2 isoform X4, translating to MGCGAQAPSPRLSPLHLSLLRMGCGAQASSPRLSPLHLSLLEHGRTCDDILCSSSGLSLQDQAVRKTIYGPNVIGIPVKSYLQLLADEALNPYYGFQAFSIALWLADHYYWYALCIFLISAISICLALYKTRKQSLTLRDMVKLSVRVQVCRPGGEEEWVDSSELVPGDCLVLPQEGGVMPCDAALVAGECVVNESSLTGESTPVLKTALPEGPKPYCPETHRRHTLFCGTLILQARAYLGPRVLAVVTRTGFCTAKGALVSSILHPRPISFKFYKHSMKFVAALSVLALLGTIYSIIVLYRNRVPVREIVIRALDLVTVVVPPALPAAMTVCTLYAQSRLRTQGIFCIHPLRINLGGKLRLVCFDKTGTLTEDGLDVMGVVPLKGQMLLPLVPEPCHLPLGPLLRALATCHALSQLHDTPVGDPMDLKMVESTGWVLEEGPAAGSAPGSRVLVVMRPPPRGPQQQEEPPEPVSVLCRFPFSSALQRMVVVVTWPGAAQPEAYVKGSPELVASLCSPETVPSDFSQVLQSYTAAGYRVVALAGKPLPIAPSLEAAQQLTRDTVEQELSLLGLLVMRNLLKPQTAPVIQTLRKTGIRTIMVTGDNLQTAVTVARACGMVGTREQIAIIHATHPEQGQPAALEFLPTESSAVMNGAKDPVPATGCPVELEAQARHLALSGSTFAVLQRHYPKLLPKVLVQATVFARMAPEQKTELVCELQRLQYCVGMCGDGANDCGALKAADVGISLSQAEASVVSPFTSSMASIECVPTVIREGRCSLDTSFSVFKYMALYSLTQFISVLILYTINTNLGDLQFLTIDLVITTTVAVLMSRTGPALTLVRARPPGALLSVPVLGSLLLQVALVAGIQLGGYFLVIAQPWFVPLNRTVPAPDNLPNYENTVVFSLSGFQYLILAAAVSKGAPFRQPLYTNVPFLVALALLGSVLVGLILVPGLLQGPLGLRSIADSSFRLLLLGLVAFNFVGAFMLESVLDQCLPACLRWLRPKRASKKQFKRLQRELAEHPWPTLPVGSVR from the exons ATGGGGTGTGGGGCTCAGGCCCCGTCACCCAGACTATCCCCTCTCCACCTCAGCCTGCTGAGGATGGGGTGTGGGGCTCAG GCCTCGTCACCCAGACTATCCCCTCTCCACCTCAGCCTGCTGGAGCACGGCCGTACCTGTGATGACATCCTCTGCTCGAGCTCCGGCCTCAGCCTCCAGGACCAAGCAGTGAG GAAGACCATTTACGGCCCCAATGTGATTGGTATTCCCGTCAAGTCCTACCTGCAGCTACTGGCGGATGAG GCACTGAACCCCTACTACGGGTTCCAGGCCTTCAGCATCGCACTGTGGCTAGCTGACCACTACTATTGGTATGCTCTCTGCATCTTCCTCATCTCAGCCATCTCCATCTGCCTGGCTCTGTACAAGACCAGAAAG caaagcttgactctgagggaCATGGTCAAGCTGTCTGTGCGGGTGCAGGTGTGCCGACCCGGAGGAG AGGAAGAGTGGGTCGACTCCAGTGAGCTGGTGCCCGGAGACTGCCTGGTATTGCCCCAGGAGGGCGGGGTGATGCCGTGTGATGCCGCTCTGGTAGCTGGGGAGTGTGTGGTCAATGAGAGCTCCCTGACAG GGGAAAGCACCCCAGTCCTGAAGACAGCCCTGCCAGAGGGGCCTAAGCCCTACTGCCCAGAGACCCACCGGCGGCACACTCTCTTCTGTGGCACCCTCATTCTGCAGGCCCGGGCCTACCTGGGACCCCGCGTCCTAGCAGTGGTGACTCGGACAG GGTTCTGCACAGCCAAAGGGGCCCTGGTGAGCTCCATCCTACACCCAAGGCCCATCAGCTTCAAGTTCTACAAACACAGCATGAAGTTTGTGGCTGCGCTCTCGGTGCTGG ctctgctcGGCACGATCTACAGTATCATCGTTCTCTACCGCAACCGG GTGCCTGTGAGGGAGATCGTGATCCGAGCTCTGGACCTGGTGACGGTGGTGGTGCCACCTGCCCTGCCCGCTGCCATGACCGTGTGCACGCTCTATGCCCAGAGTCGGCTGCGCACACAGGGCATCTTCTGCATTCACCCGCTGCGCATCAACTTGGGGGGCAAGTTGCGGCTCGTGTGCTTTGACAAG ACAGGCACCCTCACGGAGGACGGCTTGGACGTAATGGGGGTGGTACCCCTTAAGGGGCAGATGTTGCTGCCACTGGTCCCAGAGCCCTGCCACCTGCCCCTGGGGCCCCTCCTCCGAGCACTGGCCACCTGTCATGCCCTCAGCCAGCTACATGACACCCCAGTGGGCGACCCCATGGATCTCAAGATGGTGGAGTCTACAGGCTGG GTCTTAGAGGAGGGTCCAGCTGCAGGCTCAGCACCTGGGAGCCGGGTCTTGGTGGTAATGAGGCCCCCACCCAGGGGGCCTCAGCAACAG GAAGAGCCACCAGAGCCGGTCAGCGTCCTCTGCcgcttccccttctcttctgcccTGCAGCGTATGGTTGTGGTGGTGACATGGCCAGGGGCCGCCCAGCCTGAGGCCTATGTCAAAGGCTCCCCAGAGCTGGTGGCCAGCCTCTGCAGCCCTGAGACAG TACCCAGTGACTTTTCTCAGGTGCTGCAGAGCTACACAGCTGCTGGCTACCgagttgtagccctggctggcaagCCACTGCCCATTGCACCCAGCCTGGAGGCCGCTCAGCAGCTGACAAG GGACACTGTGGAGCAGGAGCTGAGCCTCCTGGGGCTGCTAGTCATGCGGAACCTACTGAAGCCACAGACGGCCCCAGTGATACAGACACTGCGGAAGACGGGTATCCGAACCATTATGGTGACAG GGGACAACCTGCAGACAGCAGTCACTGTGGCCAGAGCTTGTGGTATGGTGGGCACCCGGGAGCAAATAGCTATCATCCATGCCACCCACCCTGAGCAGGGCCAGCCTGCTGCCCTTGAGTTCCTGCCAACAGAATCCTCTGCAGTCATGAACGGGGCAAAG GATCCTGTCCCAGCCACAGGCTGTCCCGTGGAGCTGGAAGCCCAGGCCCGTCACCTGGCCCTCAGCGGGTCCACGTTTGCAGTCCTTCAGAGGCATTACCCCAAGCTGCTGCCCAAG GTCCTGGTGCAGGCCACTGTCTTTGCCCGCATGGCCCCAGAGCAGAAGACAGAGCTAGTGTGTGAACTGCAGAGGCTTCA GTACTGTGTGGGCATGTGCGGGGATGGAGCCAATGACTGTGGGGCCCTGAAGGCGGCTGATGTGGGCATCTCTCTGTCCCAAGCGGAGGCGTCAGTGGTTTCTCCGTTCACCTCCAGCATGGCCAGTATTGAATGTGTGCCCACTGTCATCAG GGAAGGCCGCTGCTCTCTGGACACTTCGTTCAGCGTCTTCAAGTACATGGCCCTCTACAGCCTGACCCAGTTCATCTCTGTCCTCATCCTCTACACG ATCAACACCAACCTGGGAGACCTACAGTTCTTGACCATCGACCTGGTCATCACCACCACGGTCGCGGTGCTCATGAGCCGCACGGGCCCTGCACTGACCTTGGTGCGAGCGCGGCCGCCAGGGGCGCTGCTGAGTGTGCCCGTACTTGGCAGTCTGCTGCTGCAGGTGGCCTTGGTGGCCGGCATCCAGCTGGGGGGCTACTTTTTGGTTATAGCTCAGCCCTG GTTTGTGCCTCTGAACAGAACTGTGCCCGCACCGGACAACCTGCCCAACTATGAGAACACGGTGGTCTTCTCTCTGTCTGGCTTCCAGTACCTCATCCTGGCCGCAGCGGTGTCTAAGGGGGCACCCTTCCGCCAGCCGCTCTACACCAACG tgccctTCCTGGTGGCCCTGGCGCTCTTGGGCTCTGTCCTGGTGGGCCTCATCCTGGTCCCCGGCCTCCTGCAGGGGCCACTAGGACTGAGGAGCATTGCGGACAGCTCCTTCAGGTTGCTGCTGCTGGGTCTGGTCGCCTTCAACTTTGTGGGCGCCTTCATGCTGGAG AGCGTGCTGGACCAGTGTCTTCCAGCCTGCCTGCGGTGGCTGCGGCCTAAACGGGCCTCTAAGAAGCAATTCAAGCGGCTGCAACGGGAGCTTGCTGAACATCCATGGCCCACTCTGCCTGTTGGCTCCGTGAGGTAG